From Agelaius phoeniceus isolate bAgePho1 chromosome 19, bAgePho1.hap1, whole genome shotgun sequence, a single genomic window includes:
- the LOC129128180 gene encoding urotensin-2 receptor-like, translating into MEPNGTAAAGDNGTAAAAAGGGGAPGSGPLLIPSAFGTVLSVMYVAGVAGNVYTLVVMCHSARCAAPMYSSIVSLALADLLYLSTIPFIVCTYLAQDWYFGDLGCRILLSLDLLTMHASIFTLTLMCTERYLAVTRPLDTLKRSRGYRKVTAGAVWSVSLLLTLPMMLMVTLTEGGKAEGKVKRMCAPTWSVDAYRTYLTVLFSTSIMAPGIIIGFLYTRLARTYLESQRNPPHKEKSKRSPRQKVLIMIFSIVLVFWACFLPFWIWQLVRLYSSSLQLTTQTQKCINYLVTCLTYSNSCINPFLYTLLTKNYREYLRNRHRNFYRFTSSFRKRGSNLQCSWGRSMSSSNQYDYSSEALGMATLKDK; encoded by the coding sequence atGGAGCCCAACGGgacggcggcggcgggggaCAACGggacggcggcggcggcggcgggcggcgggggagCCCCCGGGAGCGGCCCCCTGCTCATCCCCTCGGCCTTCGGGACGGTGCTGTCGGTGATGTACGTGGCCGGGGTGGCCGGCAATGTCTACACGCTGGTGGTGATGTGCCACTCGGCGCGCTGCGCCGCCCCCATGTACAGCTCCATCGTCAGCCTGGCCCTGGCCGACCTGCTCTACCTCTCCACCATCCCCTTCATCGTCTGCACCTACCTGGCCCAGGACTGGTACTTCGGGGACCTGGGCTGCCGcatcctgctcagcctggaccTGCTCACCATGCACGCCAGCATCTTCACCCTCACCCTCATGTGCACCGAGCGCTACCTGGCCGTCACCCGGCCCCTGGACACCCTGAAGCGGTCGCGGGGCTACCGGAAGGTCACGGCGGGGGCTGTGTGGTCGGTGTCGCTGCTGCTCACGCTGCCCATGATGCTGATGGTCACGCTGACCGAGGGGGGCAAGGCGGAGGGCAAGGTGAAGAGGATGTGTGCGCCCACCTGGAGCGTGGACGCCTACAGGACCTACCTGACCGTGCTCTTCAGCACCAGCATCATGGCCCCGGGCATCATCATCGGCTTCCTCTACACGCGCCTGGCCAGGACCTACCTGGAGTCCCAGAGGAACCCCCCCCACAAGGAGAAGAGCAAGAGGTCCCCCCGGCAGAAGGTCCTCATCATGATTTTCAGCATCGTGCTGGTCTTCTGGGCCTGCTTCCTGCCCTTTTGGATCTGGCAGCTGGTGCGCCTctacagcagctccctgcagctcacCACCCAAACCCAGAAGTGCATTAACTACCTGGTGACCTGCCTGACCTACAGCAACAGCTGCATCAACCCCTTCCTCTACACCCTGCTCACCAAAAACTACCGGGAGTACCTGCGCAACCGGCACCGCAACTTCTACAGGTTCACGTCCTCCTTCCGCAAGAGGGGCTCCAACCTGCAGTGCTCCTGGGGCCGCTCCATGTCCTCCAGCAACCAGTACGACTACAGCTCCGAGGCGCTGGGCATGGCCACGCTCAAGGAcaagtga